The Anopheles cruzii unplaced genomic scaffold, idAnoCruzAS_RS32_06 scaffold03709_ctg1, whole genome shotgun sequence nucleotide sequence TTTTAGGGTGCCGGTTTGACCAAGCGATTCGCCCAGACCATCGGTGTTGCCGTGGATCCGCGTCGCCAAAACAAGTCGGTCGAAAGCTGCCAGCAGAACATTCAGCGTCTGAAGGAGTACCGCAGCAAGCTGATTCTGTTCCCGATTCATCCGCGCCAGAAGGTGCGCAAGGGTGATGCCACGGAGGAGGAATGCAAGCTGGCCAAGCAGCTGCAGGGCACGGTGATGCCGATCACGAACGAGAAACCGGAAGTGACGTTCGCGAAGCTCAGCGACGAGGAGAAGAAGTTCGGCGCGTTCCAGGCCATCCGTCAGGCTCGTCTGCACGCACGCTTCTTCGGTGCTCGCGCCAAGAAGGCAAAGGATGCTGCTGAGAACGAGAACAACGCCcccggtggaggtggcggctCGGAGAAGAAGGGAAAGAAGTAAGCGGCCTCGGAAACTCTAGCATAGATATTCCCAGGTAGCCCCTAAAATACGATCCCGAAACTGCGTACACACATACCGAAATGGTCGTTGGCACACCGTGTCTGTAcgatttaaataattatttgcAGAATTACATGCGAAACTGAtagttgttttttatttgcgttCCGCCTGGTTATGCGTGTGAAGAGAGGGAATCTGAATAAAATTGTCATTCCCAGCGGTATGACACCGAAGGAAGTGTTTATTGTTCTTCCTTTGAACTCTGTGAGGGTTATGAAGACATTttgccgtgttccgtgttccagTTGTTGAacgtgcaaaacaaaactgagGATTTTGAGGAACCGTCATCAATTGAATGTCACGCCCGACGCGTGGCTGATAACCAAACTCGTGGACATTTCTTGCGACAGGAAACAAAGCTCGATTCTCGAACATAAGCTCTCTCAGACTTTATTGCCTGAAAAAACTTGGAACAATCACTGTGCCCGGAGGGactatttttatgctctcctGCCTCAGTAAGTGTACATTTTACTATTGCGGTGGTTACGTTACGTTCCGTATTCCGCCTGGACTTCGGATTGTCCAAATATTGTCACCAAAATCTGCACACAATTACTTTTTATATactttcttttatttactGCGTATTTCTGCGGCGACCATTTAACAGAATATGCCTACTATAGTACCGTTATGCTGTTTCTTCCATTCATTCCATCGACGATACATCGTTAGTGCTGTACCTCGATGCAAGTGTTGCTTTCACGAGAAGAACTATacgatgaataataaaaaaaaacgatcccCGTACCCGCGCTTCGGAACGCTTTCCTTGCGATTAGTGTGACTTGCGTTGCGAACCGCTGCAACATTGCGTGATCGTGAACCAAACATAAATCGTTAACTACACCTGTAACCGGTTGCCATGGGGATCTGATATGACGGCTCGATCCATCCTTCCTTAAGCAAGCGATCAATGCGTCCTGAAGAACGAGCAAACATAACgtatcaaacacacacacgcacgcgcgtgACCAACCTTTTCAAAGGACGTGAAAAATGATAGAAGTAATATTTTGTGGCGAGCTTTGGTTCGATCCTGGGGTAACGTGACGTGGGACTCGTGAATCAAACCCGTTGGCCGGGCGGTGCATGATGGTACACTGCAAGCGCTTAGA carries:
- the LOC128277071 gene encoding 60S ribosomal protein L13-like, whose protein sequence is GAGLTKRFAQTIGVAVDPRRQNKSVESCQQNIQRLKEYRSKLILFPIHPRQKVRKGDATEEECKLAKQLQGTVMPITNEKPEVTFAKLSDEEKKFGAFQAIRQARLHARFFGARAKKAKDAAENENNAPGGGGGSEKKGKK